In Atopobium sp. oral taxon 416, the genomic stretch CAGCGATAGGCCACGCCAAAGGGCGCAGCGGTCTTCGTCAGCGCCGCGCTGATCGTATCCATATCGGTTGAGTTGGGATAACGGATATCGGCGGTCTGGGTGAAGGCGCCATCCTGTTCCGCAATGGTGCCGCCGGAAGCGCTCAGCTTGCCGAAGGTCTCATTTTCAGAGGTGATGCCCAGCTCTGTGCCTTCCCAGTCCGCAAAGATGTGGCGCTCAAACTCGAAGAACTGCTTCTCGGCACCTTCCACAAGGCTGTTATCCACCATGTAGTTGACGAGAATCCCGATCGCGTTCTGGGCATCCCACGGCATTGAGGCGTGCCCACCTTTGCCGTGCGCGGTCAGCTTCACGGTGCCGTCGTCCTGCGGTTCCATCTCGATGTTGTCCTGCTTCGGGAGCTTGGTGGCATCCGCGACGATCGTCATATGCGCCAGGCCGGGGATTGCGTTAACGACCGTGCCTGCATGGAAGTCTTTGATTGTGTCCGCAATTGCGGGAGTGGTGAATTCGACGAGCATACGCCCTTTCTCACCGCAGATCAGCGGAAAGTCCGCATCCGGGGTGAAGAGGAAGTCGGGCTGTGGGTAGTGGTCCAGATACCACTCCACATCCCTCATGTGGGTCTCCTCGTTGCAGCCTACCAGACAGCGCAGCGTGTACGGCAGTTTCTTTCCGGTTTTCTGTACCTGCTTCACAAAGAAGTGGGCAGCATAGAGCGAAAGGACAAACGGTCCCTTATCGTCAAGCGTGCCCCTACCTAAGAGGTAACCGTCCCGGCGCGTCACCTTTAAAGGATCGGTATGCCAGCCGATGCCAGTCGGCACGATATCGGTATGGGCGATCGTGGCGATCTGTCTTTCTGACTCTCCGGGTAGATCTGCAAAGCCGATATAGCCCTCACCGTTGTGCGGCTCGAGCCCGAGCTTCTCTGCAATGGTGAGACCCTGCTGCAGCGCCTCATAGGACTTGGGGCCAAACGGCTTTCCCGGTTCTGCATGGGGGATGTCTTCCACCGACTCGATGTGCACCATCGAGTCGATATCGTTGACGATGGACTCCCACTCTTCGTCGACGTAGCTGTCTATCTGTTGTTTCAAGGCCTCATCAGCCATGGAGAACTCCTTCTATCTCGTATGAACGTTGTATACACTTGTCCTATCGTATCCCTTCATATGTCCCACACGCTGAGCGCTGTGCTAAGGTAGCCGTTGTATTTGATTGAGGAGAAAGGCAACTATGGCAGAAGGACAGACAACGCTTGCAGCGGATTCCCCCAATTTTATGTGGCCACCCCACTTTGGGGGCGCCATCTTCGACTTCGACGGGACAATCTCGGATACCGCAAGCCTCTGGGAGGATATCGACCGAAAATTCTTAGCTGAACGTAACATCCCATACAGCGTGGAGTTCCCTCGCACACTTTCTGCCATGGGATTCGATCAGGGTGCCAAGTACACCGTGGAGCACTACCACTTGAATGAGGACCCGAAGGACATCGTGAACGAGTGGATGCGCATGAGCCAGAACGCCTATAGAACCGAAGCCGTGCTGCGTCCGGGCGTCGTACCCTACCTCAGGGCCCTGAGATCTGCCCACATCCCCTATGCGCTCGCTACGACCAATACCTCAGACCTGTTGGACTCCATGCAGCGCATCCCGATCAGGGAGCTCTTCCCCATCCGCGTCTTTGGGGCGGATGTGGCGCACACGAAGGACCACCCGGACATCTATCTGGAAGCAGCACATCGCCTCAACGTAGCGCCTGACCGCTGCATTGTCTTTGAGGACCTCGCGGTCGCACTGCGCGCTGCCAACCAGGCAGGCTGTATCACCTGTGCGATCGCCTCAGGGGATCCATTGCAGCATGTCACTGAGGTCCAGGAGATCGCCGACGTCTTCCTCTCCGACTGGAAGGCAATTCCGGTCCCAAAGCGATAAGCCTACAGATATGCCCTCTCCCGCATGGGAGAGGGCACCATTTCGTTTGATATGAAAAGAGATACCTGCTAAGAGGTAAAAACTTTAAATCTTGCGAACGTTGGAAGCCTGAAGCTTACCATTCTGGCCAGTGGTGATATCGAACTCCACACGCTGCCCCTCATCCAGGGTCTTGAAGCCATCCATCTGGATCTCGGAGTAGTGTACGAACAGATCGTCACCATCCTCACGAGAGATGAAGCCGTAACCCTTTTCAGGATTGAACCACTTAACAGTACCTTGAGCCATGACGTGCCTTTCTTTCGTTAGCCCCCCTGTGGAAGCTATAACGCAAATGCGCTTTCGCGCGTTACCTGCGTTCTTGTGAACGCAGTACCTATCATACTCTAAGCACAATGTGCGCGATCGAAAAATCTTTTACAACCTGCCTGATAATTTGTTTGAGGCTTTAAGATCTCTCCCCCTGTCGAGCACGGCTGTCGGTACCGCTTATTGCTCCTTGGCCGGCTCGCCTGAAAAGTTGAGTCCACCTGTGAGCCCTTCGGCCGCCGTCTCGTCAAACCCGTCTGACAGGTATCTGTCGATATCGTCACAGGCTCTGCTGTAGGCTTCGTCGTAGAGGTCCACGAAGGAGTCATGCGAAATTTGCTTCGTAAACGGATTCCTCCAGGCCTTGTGGTCGCGGTTGTCGAACTCGGAGGTCTCAGAGGCTCTGGGGCGGTGTGAGAGCGCTACATCGATGGAGTAGGGCTTCTTGGTGAAGAGCTCCTCGATGTTGCCCAAAAGCTGGGCCTTCTGTCCGCGCTGCGAGTAGAGCAGATGCTGGATGCGGCGGAAGTCATGGACTGCTTTCTGGTAGAGCTTCTCCGGGATCGCCTTGTTGTAGGTCTCAAGGATGGTTGCCACATACATGTGGGAGATTGCGGAGAGCGCCACCTCGTCGAGCCTTAGGATCTCCTGGTAGGGCTTGTAGGTCGCTACAGTGCGGTGCAGCTTGCTGTAGAGCACCATCTCGTCCAAGTCACGCTCGATCTCCGCATGGACATAGCCACCGACACTGCGGTCCAGCCCCTCTACCCCGGCATCGCAGTAGGCGTACTCCTCGGCGTAGACGAAAGGATGCAGCGTCGAGTCGAGCAGATAGTGGCACAGAAAGCCCGCGGCATAGGCACGCCCGATCGCCTGATCCTCAGGTGAGAGCTCAGAGACGCTGTTCTTCATCGATACCAGAAGGGTGCTGGGATGCCGCGTATGCATCATCGTCGAGAGATGGGTATAGGGCCTAAGCTTACGGTCCAGAATGATATATAAGAGCGGATCGGGCCCCTGGTTGCCGAGCAGAAAAGCGTCGCGGTCATCCGCGGTAAAGCCAATCGACTTGAAGCAGGCGTCGTAGACATCCCGCCCAAAGAAGTCATGCGTCATGATTGCTGGCATAGTGCCACTTCCTTTTGAGAAAAGGCCCCGACCACGTCAGGGCCTTAAATCTTTATTCCCTTAAGTCACTACGTTTATATCCTACCGCTTAGACTGAGACAATCCTGATAGATCAATACTTACAAATTTGTTGCACTACTCTGATCGCAGCGCCTCTACCGGGTCCTCCCGCGCTGCCTTGGAAGCCGGGATAAGGCCTGCCAGGAAGGTCAACAGAATGGAGATACCGATGAGGATCAGCGCCGACGACCAGGAGAGCCTCATCACGTTTCTCACCTTGTAGGTGGCAAGCACGTAGGCGTTGACGGGGATCGTGATGATGAGAGTGATGATGATACCCATGACACCGCTCACAAAGCCCTCGATGATCGTCTCCGCGTTGAAGATCGAGCGGATGTTGCCCTTGCTTGCACCGATTGAACGTAGGATGCCGATCTCCTTTCTGCGTTCCAGCACCGAGATGTAGGTGATGACCGCGATCATGATGGAGGAGACGACAAGCGAGATCGACACGAAGGCGATCAACACGTAGCTCACCAGGTTGATGATACGGGTGATCGACTGCATCACGGTACCCACGAGGTCGGTATAGGTGACCCGCTCAGTGGGGTCGCTCTGCTGATCGTTGTAGGTGTTCAGGATGTTTAGCACCGCCTGCTTGTCATCGAAGTCTCCCGGATAGATATCGATCTTTGAGGGGGACGCCTCATCCGCATAGCCCAACTGCTGCAGATTCCCCTCCAGCGTGGAGGAGCGCTGCGTCAGCATCGAGGTCAGGATCTCATTGATCTGCTGCTCATCCATATTGAGCTTGAAAGCATTCCGGATCTGATTCGGATCGACTGAGATCGCCTGCGCCATGCCCGCGCTGAGTTTAGCGGCATTCTGTTGGAGCTCCTGAGTGAGCTGTGCCTGCAGAGACTGTGAGAGCTGCTGCATCACGGAGGCGAAGGCTGCCTCCAAAGTCTGCGTCAGGCTCTGTGTGATCTGAGCGGTGATCTGCTGCACCATC encodes the following:
- a CDS encoding Sapep family Mn(2+)-dependent dipeptidase, producing MADEALKQQIDSYVDEEWESIVNDIDSMVHIESVEDIPHAEPGKPFGPKSYEALQQGLTIAEKLGLEPHNGEGYIGFADLPGESERQIATIAHTDIVPTGIGWHTDPLKVTRRDGYLLGRGTLDDKGPFVLSLYAAHFFVKQVQKTGKKLPYTLRCLVGCNEETHMRDVEWYLDHYPQPDFLFTPDADFPLICGEKGRMLVEFTTPAIADTIKDFHAGTVVNAIPGLAHMTIVADATKLPKQDNIEMEPQDDGTVKLTAHGKGGHASMPWDAQNAIGILVNYMVDNSLVEGAEKQFFEFERHIFADWEGTELGITSENETFGKLSASGGTIAEQDGAFTQTADIRYPNSTDMDTISAALTKTAAPFGVAYRCVEDMAPFYTDPRTPEIQTLLGAYNEYTGRHDEAFTIGGGTYARHFKNACAFGPHDSRVEDPPWVAVEHGPDEGIEEDQLKLALKVYILSIARLMQLDL
- a CDS encoding HAD family phosphatase, whose amino-acid sequence is MAEGQTTLAADSPNFMWPPHFGGAIFDFDGTISDTASLWEDIDRKFLAERNIPYSVEFPRTLSAMGFDQGAKYTVEHYHLNEDPKDIVNEWMRMSQNAYRTEAVLRPGVVPYLRALRSAHIPYALATTNTSDLLDSMQRIPIRELFPIRVFGADVAHTKDHPDIYLEAAHRLNVAPDRCIVFEDLAVALRAANQAGCITCAIASGDPLQHVTEVQEIADVFLSDWKAIPVPKR
- a CDS encoding cold-shock protein, with protein sequence MAQGTVKWFNPEKGYGFISREDGDDLFVHYSEIQMDGFKTLDEGQRVEFDITTGQNGKLQASNVRKI